In Helianthus annuus cultivar XRQ/B chromosome 8, HanXRQr2.0-SUNRISE, whole genome shotgun sequence, a single genomic region encodes these proteins:
- the LOC110873409 gene encoding probable LRR receptor-like serine/threonine-protein kinase At1g06840: MLQMSELRFLWSRVFCAMCLLLVAVDCQSTHPTEVTALRLIRESFNDPNSLSSWRRGDPCVSNWTGVLCFNTTRDDGFLHVRELQLLNLNLEGTLSPALAQLSYMEILDVMWNNITGSIPREIGQLTNLRLLLLNGNELTGSLPDELGYLPNLDRIQIDQNHISGPIPKSFANLNKTMHFHMNNNSLSGPIPPEISRLPMLVHMLLDNNNLSGPLPPELSELPRLLILQLDNNHFDGTIPPSYGNMTRLLKLSLRNCTLQGPIPDLSRIPSLAYIDLSNNNLNGSIPDMNLSDNITTIDLSRNQLTGTIPPSFSGLPNLQRLSLFNNSLNGTVPSGIWQNRTLNATDQLILDMQNNNISGVSGSLVPPRYVNLSLQGNPACSNATNALNYCGSSLALVSHLQSIPSNSTDNCLVSCPPDYEYAPGSPTPCFCAAPLLIGYRLKSPGFSDFQAYFYSFEVYLTDGLRIKQFQLDLTHEWQKGPRLRMYLKLFPEYTGNGSNVFNTSEVLRIRSLFTQWRIPDSEIFGPYELIDFTLVGPYRDIIPPRSSSNGISKGAVAGIVVGAIVGAVLLSALASLYILRMHRKKYYAVSKRRRVSRASLKIEGVKSFTYEEMKRATNNFDVHSEVGQGGYGKVYKGIFTDGTVVAIKRAEEGSLQGEKEFLTEIELLSRLHHRNLVSLLGFCDEEGEQMLVYEFMSNGTLRDHLSEKYKESLSFAMRLRIASGASKGIHYLHSEANPPIFHRDIKATNILLDSKLIAKVADFGLSRLAPVADMEGIVPGHVSTVVKGTPGYLDPEYFLTHKLTDKSDVYSLGVVFLELLTGMHPITHGKNIVREVNIAYRSGMIFSVIDAKMGSYPSECVEKFVTLALKCCQEDTDERPSMAEVVRELENIWHMMPESETHSQTHDYMGGTKSGKNVSSNESSSSTTKNPYVSFDISGSDLVSGAVPSIAPR; this comes from the exons ATGTTACAGATGTCAGAATTAAGGTTTTTGTGGTCCAGAGTGTTCTGTGCCATGTGTTTGTTGCTTGTTGCTGTAGATTGTCAATCTACTCATCCTACAGAAG TGACAGCACTGCGGCTTATTAGGGAAAGTTTTAATGATCCAAACAGTCTCAGTAGTTGGAGACGTGGAGATCCGTGTGTATCAAATTGGACCGGGGTCTTGTGCTTCAACACAACCCGCGATGACGGTTTTCTTCATGTCCGAGAACT GCAGCTACTGAATTTGAATCTTGAAGGAACTTTATCTCCCGCTTTAGCGCAATTATCTTATATGGAAATATT GGATGTCATGTGGAACAATATAACCGGGAGTATACCAAGAGAAATCGGCCAACTTACAAATTTGAGACTTCT GTTGTTAAACGGAAACGAGTTAACCGGTTCATTGCCAGACGAGCTCGGTTACCTCCCGAATTTGGACCGAATACAAATCGATCAAAACCACATATCTGGACCGATACCGAAGTCATTTGCGAATTTGAACAAGACAATGCACTT CCATATGAATAATAATTCGCTTAGTGGGCCGATCCCTCCTGAGATATCTAGATTGCCAATGCTTGTTCACAT GCTGCTTGACAATAACAATTTATCGGGCCCGCTTCCTCCAGAGCTCAGTGAACTGCCAAGACTTCTTATACT CCAACTCGACAACAACCACTTCGATGGAACTATACCTCCCTCTTATGGCAACATGACTCGGTTGTTAAAGTT GAGTTTGAGGAATTGCACCTTGCAAGGACCGATTCCCGATCTTAGCAGGATACCAAGTCTTGCTTATAT AGACCTCAGTAATAACAATCTCAATGGATCCATACCCGACATGAATCTTTCGGATAACATCACAACAAT AGATCTGTCAAGGAATCAGCTTACGGGAACTATTCCTCCCAGCTTTTCCGGCCTTCCTAATCTACAAAGATT GTCTCTTTTCAACAATTCATTAAATGGCACGGTTCCATCCGGTATTTGGCAAAACAGGACTTTAAATGCAACTGATCAACTTATCTT GGATATGCAAAATAATAATATTTCAGGCGTTTCAGGCAGCCTTGTCCCCCCTCGATATGTCAACCTTAG CCTTCAAGGAAACCCTGCATGCTCGAACGCCACCAACGCGTTAAATTACTGCGGATCATCACTAGCATTAGTCAGCCATCTGCAGAGCATCCCGTCAAACTCAACCGACAACTGTCTAGTTTCATGCCCACCTGACTACGAATACGCTCCGGGGTCACCTACACCATGCTTCTGTGCGGCCCCGCTTCTGATCGGTTACCGGTTAAAGAGCCCCGGTTTTTCAGATTTTCAGGCATACTTCTACTCATTTGAGGTTTATTTAACCGATGGTTTAAGAATAAAGCAGTTTCAACTAGATCTTACTCATGAATGGCAAAAGGGTCCTCGGTTACGAATGTATTTGAAGCTTTTTCCTGAATATACGGGAAACGGTTCTAACGTCTTCAATACGAGTGAAGTCCTTAGGATTCGAAGCTTGTTCACTCAGTGGCGGATTCCAGATAGTGAAATATTCGGACCTTATGAGCTGATTGATTTCACATTAGTGGGTCCTTACAGAGACA TTATTCCTCCCCGCTCTTCTTCTAATGGGATAAGCAAGGGTGCGGTTGCAGGCATTGTGGTCGGGGCTATCGTTGGTGCAGTTCTATTATCTGCACTCGCGTCACTTTATATCTTACGAATGCACCGGAAGAAATATTATGCAGTTTCAAAAAGACGTCGCG TTTCAAGGGCGTCACTTAAAATTGAAGGAGTGAAAAGCTTCACTTACGAAGAAATGAAACGTGCTACAAATAATTTTGACGTTCATAGTGAAGTTGGGCAGGGTGGGTATGGAAAAGTATACAAAGGTATCTTTACTGACGGGACAGTTGTCGCTATTAAACGGGCCGAGGAGGGATCACTACAGGGTGAAAAAGAATTTCTTACTGAAATAGAGTTATTGTCTAGATTGCATCATAGAAATTTGGTTTCTTTGCTTGGGTTCTGTGATGAAGAAGGCGAGCAG ATGTTGGTTTATGAGTTCATGTCTAATGGCACTCTCAGAGATCATTTATCAG AAAAGTATAAAGAATCCTTGAGTTTTGCTATGAGGTTAAGAATTGCATCGGGTGCATCCAAGGGCATTCACTACCTACATTCCGAAGCTAATCCACCGATATTTCATAGAGATATAAAAGCCACAAATATCTTATTGGACTCGAAACTCATCGCAAAGGTTGCTGATTTTGGACTTTCACGACTCGCTCCAGTTGCTGACATGGAAGGAATTGTCCCTGGCCATGTGTCGACAGTCGTTAAGGGAACTCCA ggtTACCTAGACCCAGAATATTTCTTAACGCATAAACTCACAGACAAAAGTGACGTTTATAGTTTGGGTGTCGTTTTTCTTGAACTCTTGACTGGGATGCATCCCATAACACATGGCAAGAACATCGTTCGCGAG GTTAATATTGCATATCGATCAGGCATGATATTCTCAGTGATTGATGCAAAAATGGGATCTTATCCATCTGAATGTGTGGAAAAGTTTGTGACTTTAGCGCTCAAATGTTGTCAGGAAGACACGGATGAACGACCATCAATGGCTGAGGTTGTCCGGGAACTTGAAAACATCTGGCACATGATGCCAGAATCTGAGACACATTCGCAAACCCATGATTACATGGGTGGTACCAAATCGGGGAAAAATGTGTCTTCTAATGAATCGTCATCTTCTACGACGAAAAATCCTTATGTTTCTTTCGATATTTCGGGCAGTGATCTTGTTAGTGGTGCTGTTCCTTCAATTGCACCTAGATGA
- the LOC110870336 gene encoding tabersonine-19-hydroxy-O-acetyltransferase, producing the protein MEMIGKPIQSQPIICRDIIKPANPTPSHLNTYNLSDIDVSVGKIYLPLLLVYPNNDGCSLTSQEKATVLKNSLSQSLTKYYHFAGRLPTHTTPYVDCNDEGVVFLEAQNNSKLDEFQLSSAQDGNIDNLFPDDMVGYKSPRNTNLVGVQLNHFACGGVGLAVSMSHLVGDGCTLGSFVNHWASVD; encoded by the coding sequence ATGGAGATGATAGGGAAGCCCATACAATCTCAACCCATTATTTGTCGAGATATAATTAAACCCGCAAATCCAACCCCTTCTCATCTCAACACTTATAATCTTTCTGATATCGATGTATCCGTCGGGAAAATATACCTACCACTGCTTCTGGTATACCCAAACAATGACGGTTGCAGTTTAACTTCCCAAGAGAAAGCCACGGTGCTTAAGAACTCTTTGTCACAGAGCCTGACAAAATACTATCACTTTGCTGGCAGGTTACCCACACACACGACACCTTACGTGGACTGTAACGATGAGGGAGTCGTGTTTCTTGAAGCCCAAAACAATAGCAAACTTGATGAATTCCAGCTTAGTAGCGCGCAAGATGGAAATATCGACAATCTATTTCCAGATGATATGGTGGGCTACAAGTCCCCTCGTAATACAAATCTTGTGGGGGTTCAACTCAATCACTTCGCGTGTGGTGGAGTCGGGCTTGCAGTCTCTATGTCACACCTCGTTGGTGACGGTTGCACTCTTGGTTCCTTCGTTAATCATTGGGCTTCCGTAGACTGA
- the LOC110870337 gene encoding BAHD acyltransferase BIA1, with protein sequence MNAVGSTRVMRKFVFPNSKLSDLKKVVASSINDNPTRVEVLTSLLYKTALAAATTNSGCFKSSYLFLPVNTRSRLAEKLPQTTVGNIGSLILVPTTHTSEASLSMLVSEIKKQKLQLEGVQSVQQATENYKLAQSILGNDQDLETLFKRSYVCSSLCGYPFNKVDFGWGKPMATVITFRSSYMNVFVLMDTPNGDGIQAHVFLENQDMEIFQNDKELLSFCQLN encoded by the coding sequence ATGAATGCGGTAGGCAGTACTCGTGTCATGAGAAAGTTCGTGTTTCCTAACTCAAAGTTAAGTGATCTTAAGAAGGTTGTCGCCTCCTCTATAAACGACAACCCTACTCGGGTTGAAGTACTAACTTCTCTACTTTACAAAACCGCACTAGCAGCGGCTACAACAAATTCTGGTTGCTTTAAGTCATCTTATTTGTTTCTTCCGGTGAATACACGTAGCAGATTAGCCGAGAAGCTGCCCCAAACAACCGTGGGAAATATTGGGTCACTTATTTTGGTACCAACTACACATACAAGTGAAGCATCGTTAAGTATGTTGGTTAGTGAGATAAAGAAACAGAAATTGCAATTAGAAGGAGTTCAAAGCGTGCAACAGGCAACTGAAAACTATAAACTGGCACAGTCAATACTGGGAAATGATCAAGATTTAGAAACGTTGTTTAAGAGATCATATGTATGCAGCAGCTTATGCGGGTACCCCTTTAACAAAGTCGATTTCGGGTGGGGAAAGCCCATGGCTACAGTAATTACATTTAGATCATCATATATGAATGTGTTTGTGCTTATGGATACTCCAAACGGTGATGGCATCCAAGCGCATGTGTTTTTGGAAAACCAAGACATGGAAATATTTCAAAATGACAAAGAGTTGCTTTCATTTTGCCAACTTAATTAA
- the LOC110873410 gene encoding 60S ribosomal protein L10, whose protein sequence is MGRRPARCYRQIKNKPYPKSRYCRGVPDPKIRIYDVGMKKKGVDEFPFCVHLVSWEKENVSSEALEAARIACNKYMTKFAGKDAFHLRVRVHPFHVLRINKMLSCAGADRLQTGMRGAFGKPQGVCARVSIGQVLLSVRCKDNNSPHAQEALRRAKFKFPGRQKIIVSRKWGFTKFSRTDYIQWKSENRIVSDGVNAKLLGCHGPLANRQPGRAFLDAVA, encoded by the exons ATGGGTAGAA GACCTGCCAGATGTTATCGCCAGATCAAGAACAAACCATACCCAAAGTCTCGCTACTGCCGTGGTGTTCCTGACCCAAAGATCAGGATCTATGATGTCGGCATGAAGAAGAAGGGAGTCGACGAGTTCCCGTTCTGCGTTCATTTGGTCAGTTGGGAGAAAGAAAATGTCTCAAGTGAAGCACTTGAAGCTGCACGTATCGCATGCAACAAGTACATGACCAAGTTTGCAGGAAAGGATGCTTTCCATTTGAGGGTTAGGGTTCATCCTTTCCACGTGCTTCGTATCAACAAGATGCTTTCGTGTGCTGGAGCTGATAGGCTCCAAACTGGTATGAGGGGTGCGTTTGGGAAACCACAAGGTGTCTGTGCTCGTGTAAGCATTGGTCAGGTTCTTCTTTCGGTTCGTTGCAAGGATAACAACAGCCCACATGCTCAAGAGGCCTTGCGTCGTGCTAAGTTCAAGTTCCCTGGGCGTCAAAAGATTATCGTGTCTAGGAAGTG GGGATTCACCAAGTTTAGCCGTACCGACTACATCCAATGGAAATCTGAAAACCGCATCGTTTCTGACGGTGTTAACGCCAAG CTTCTTGGATGCCATGGACCTCTTGCCAACCGTCAGCCTGGAAGAGCTTTCTTAGACGCTGTTGCTTAA